In Kaistia algarum, the DNA window GGCGGCTCGTCTTGAGCGCCATTGCCACCCGGACAGGAGGCAGCCGCCTCCTCGACCGTTGGCCCTTCATGCGGATGATTGAATGAGTTCGACCGGAAGAAAAGTCGCCCTGATCACGGGAGCGACGGGACAGGATGGGGCGTATCTTTCGGAGCTTCTGCTTTCGAAGGGCTATGTGGTCCA includes these proteins:
- a CDS encoding GDP-mannose 4,6-dehydratase, with amino-acid sequence MSSTGRKVALITGATGQDGAYLSELLLSKGYVV